One part of the Eubalaena glacialis isolate mEubGla1 chromosome 19, mEubGla1.1.hap2.+ XY, whole genome shotgun sequence genome encodes these proteins:
- the GPS1 gene encoding COP9 signalosome complex subunit 1 isoform X5: MPLPVQVFNLQQPASSVSGSGGAESQDRMRGGPAPRAAASSVADVHCAPPSGRSELFLPGTAGDFSLSASLSACTLLYEGAVEPMQIDVDPQEDPQNAPDVNYVVENPTLDLEQYAASYSGLMRIERLQFIADHCPPLRVEALKMALSFVQRTFNVDMYEEIHRKLLEAARELQNAPDAIPESGVEPPPLDTAWVEATRKKALLKLEKLDTDLKNYKGNSIKESIRRGHDDLGDHYLDCGDLSNALKCYSRARDYCTSAKHVINMCLNVIKVSVYLQNWSHVLSYVSKAESTPEIAEQRGERDTQTQAILTKLKCAAGLAELAARKYKQAAKCFLLASFDHCDFPELLSPSNVAVYGGLCALATFDRQELQRNVISSSSFKLFLELEPQVRDIIFKFYESKYASCLKMLDEMKDNLLLDMYLAPHVRTLYTQIRNRALIQYFSPYVSADMRKMATAFNTTVAALEDELTQLILEGLINARIDSHSKVAGLRAVGCGRETLGPTEPCTSTDPICPGRGSAQHHLREVSADGQGVPAPCQSHDPAGGCATQPDPCQVPSPGREPRRADAGQQPVPDEHQHVRAPSASRMVCTPPTLPRPPPSDSWASHLLQQHFQRCCLWPTCRGLAAG; the protein is encoded by the exons ATGCCGCTGCCGGTTCAGGTGTTTAACTTGCAG CAGCCAGCCAGCTCTGTGTCAGGGTCGGGGGGTGCAGAGAGTCAGGACAGAATGCGGGGTGGCCCGGCCCCCCGCGCGGCCGCGTCGTCAGTGGCAGATGTGCACTGCGCCCCTCCCAGCGGTAGGTCAGAGCTCTTCCTGCCGGGCACGGCCGGGGACTTCAGCCTGAGCGCCAGCCTGTCGGCCTGTACGCTGCTTTATGAG GGGGCCGTGGAGCCTATGCAGATTGATGTGGACCCCCAGGAGGACCCGCAGAACGCGCCCGATGTCAACTACGTTGTGGAGAACCCCACCCTG gatCTGGAGCAGTACGCGGCCAGCTACAGTGGCCTGATGCGCATCGAACGACTGCAGTTCATTGCTGACCACTGCCCCCCGCTGCGGGTGGAGGCCCTGAAGATGGCCCTGTCCTTCGTGCAGAGGACCTTCAACGTGGACATGTACGAGGAGATCCACCGCAAGCTCCTGGAGGCTGCCAG GGAGCTGCAGAATGCACCCGACGCCATCCCTGAGAGCGGTGTGGAGCCCCCACCCTTGGACACGGCCTGGGTGGAGGCCACGCGGAAGAAGGCCTTGCTGAAGCTGGAGAAGCTGGACACAGATCTGAAGAACTACAAGGGCAATTCTATCAAGGAGAGCATCAG GCGTGGCCATGACGACCTGGGTGACCACTATCTGGACTGTGGGGACCTTAGCAACGCCCTCAAGTGTTACTCCCGGGCCCGGGACTACTGCACCAGCGCCAAGCACGTCATTAACATGTGCCTCAACGTCATCAAG GTCAGCGTCTACTTGCAGAATTGGTCTCACGTGCTGAGCTATGTCAGCAAGGCGGAGTCCACCCCAGAAATTGCCGAG CAGCGTGGGGAGCGTGACACCCAGACTCAGGCCATCCTCACCAAGCTCAAGTGTGCAGCAG GCCTGGCTGAGTTGGCCGCACGCAAGTACAAGCAGGCTGCCAAGTGCTTCCTGCTGGCTTCCTTCGATCACTGCGACTTCCCCGAG CTGCTCTCCCCCAGCAACGTGGCCGTGTACGGTGGCCTGTGCGCCTTGGCCACCTTTGACCGGCAGGAGCTGCAGCGCAATGTCATCTCCAGCAG CTCCTTCAAGTTGTTCTTGGAGCTGGAGCCACAGGTTCGGGACATTATCTTCAAATTCTATGAGTCCAAGTATGCCTCGTGCCTGAAGATGCTGGACGAGATGAAG GACAACCTGCTCCTAGACATGTACCTGGCCCCCCACGTCAGGACCCTGTACACGCAGATTCGCAACCGGGCCCTCATCCAG TATTTCAGCCCCTATGTGTCAGCTGACATGCGCAAGATGGCCACGGCCTTCAACACCACAGTGGCGGCGCTGGAGGATGAGCTGACGCAGCTCATCCTGGAGGGGCTCATCAACGCCCGCATCGACTCCCACAGCAAGGTGGCCGGCCTCAGGGCtgtggggtgtgggagggagactctgGGCCCCACTGAGCCCTGCACCTCCACAGATCCTATATGCCCGGGACGTGGATCAGCGCAGCACCACCTTCGAGAAGTCTCTGCTGATGGGCAAGGAGTTCCAGCGCCGTGCCAAAGCCATGATCCTGCGGGCGGCTGTGCTACGCAAccagatccatgtcaag TCCCCTCCCCGGGAAGGGAGCCAAGGAGAGCTGACGCCGGCCAACAGCCAGTCCCGGATGAGCACCAACATGTGAGGGCACCCTCGGCCTCCAGGATGGTCTGCACACCTCccaccctgccccgccccccaccctcgGACTCCTGGGCCTCCCATCTGCTCCAGCAGCACTTCCAGAGGTGTTGCCTGTGGCCCACTTGTAGGGGCCTGGCTGCTGGCTGA
- the GPS1 gene encoding COP9 signalosome complex subunit 1 isoform X4 yields MPLPVQGAVEPMQIDVDPQEDPQNAPDVNYVVENPTLDLEQYAASYSGLMRIERLQFIADHCPPLRVEALKMALSFVQRTFNVDMYEEIHRKLLEAARELQNAPDAIPESGVEPPPLDTAWVEATRKKALLKLEKLDTDLKNYKGNSIKESIRRGHDDLGDHYLDCGDLSNALKCYSRARDYCTSAKHVINMCLNVIKVSVYLQNWSHVLSYVSKAESTPEIAEQRGERDTQTQAILTKLKCAAGLAELAARKYKQAAKCFLLASFDHCDFPELLSPSNVAVYGGLCALATFDRQELQRNVISSSSFKLFLELEPQVRDIIFKFYESKYASCLKMLDEMKDNLLLDMYLAPHVRTLYTQIRNRALIQYFSPYVSADMRKMATAFNTTVAALEDELTQLILEGLINARIDSHSKILYARDVDQRSTTFEKSLLMGKEFQRRAKAMILRAAVLRNQIHVKSPPREGSQGELTPANSQSRMSTNM; encoded by the exons ATGCCGCTGCCGGTTCAG GGGGCCGTGGAGCCTATGCAGATTGATGTGGACCCCCAGGAGGACCCGCAGAACGCGCCCGATGTCAACTACGTTGTGGAGAACCCCACCCTG gatCTGGAGCAGTACGCGGCCAGCTACAGTGGCCTGATGCGCATCGAACGACTGCAGTTCATTGCTGACCACTGCCCCCCGCTGCGGGTGGAGGCCCTGAAGATGGCCCTGTCCTTCGTGCAGAGGACCTTCAACGTGGACATGTACGAGGAGATCCACCGCAAGCTCCTGGAGGCTGCCAG GGAGCTGCAGAATGCACCCGACGCCATCCCTGAGAGCGGTGTGGAGCCCCCACCCTTGGACACGGCCTGGGTGGAGGCCACGCGGAAGAAGGCCTTGCTGAAGCTGGAGAAGCTGGACACAGATCTGAAGAACTACAAGGGCAATTCTATCAAGGAGAGCATCAG GCGTGGCCATGACGACCTGGGTGACCACTATCTGGACTGTGGGGACCTTAGCAACGCCCTCAAGTGTTACTCCCGGGCCCGGGACTACTGCACCAGCGCCAAGCACGTCATTAACATGTGCCTCAACGTCATCAAG GTCAGCGTCTACTTGCAGAATTGGTCTCACGTGCTGAGCTATGTCAGCAAGGCGGAGTCCACCCCAGAAATTGCCGAG CAGCGTGGGGAGCGTGACACCCAGACTCAGGCCATCCTCACCAAGCTCAAGTGTGCAGCAG GCCTGGCTGAGTTGGCCGCACGCAAGTACAAGCAGGCTGCCAAGTGCTTCCTGCTGGCTTCCTTCGATCACTGCGACTTCCCCGAG CTGCTCTCCCCCAGCAACGTGGCCGTGTACGGTGGCCTGTGCGCCTTGGCCACCTTTGACCGGCAGGAGCTGCAGCGCAATGTCATCTCCAGCAG CTCCTTCAAGTTGTTCTTGGAGCTGGAGCCACAGGTTCGGGACATTATCTTCAAATTCTATGAGTCCAAGTATGCCTCGTGCCTGAAGATGCTGGACGAGATGAAG GACAACCTGCTCCTAGACATGTACCTGGCCCCCCACGTCAGGACCCTGTACACGCAGATTCGCAACCGGGCCCTCATCCAG TATTTCAGCCCCTATGTGTCAGCTGACATGCGCAAGATGGCCACGGCCTTCAACACCACAGTGGCGGCGCTGGAGGATGAGCTGACGCAGCTCATCCTGGAGGGGCTCATCAACGCCCGCATCGACTCCCACAGCAAG ATCCTATATGCCCGGGACGTGGATCAGCGCAGCACCACCTTCGAGAAGTCTCTGCTGATGGGCAAGGAGTTCCAGCGCCGTGCCAAAGCCATGATCCTGCGGGCGGCTGTGCTACGCAAccagatccatgtcaag TCCCCTCCCCGGGAAGGGAGCCAAGGAGAGCTGACGCCGGCCAACAGCCAGTCCCGGATGAGCACCAACATGTGA
- the GPS1 gene encoding COP9 signalosome complex subunit 1 isoform X6 codes for MPLPVQVFNLQQPASSVSGSGGAESQDRMRGGPAPRAAASSVADVHCAPPSGRSELFLPGTAGDFSLSASLSACTLLYEGAVEPMQIDVDPQEDPQNAPDVNYVVENPTLDLEQYAASYSGLMRIERLQFIADHCPPLRVEALKMALSFVQRTFNVDMYEEIHRKLLEAARELQNAPDAIPESGVEPPPLDTAWVEATRKKALLKLEKLDTDLKNYKGNSIKESIRRGHDDLGDHYLDCGDLSNALKCYSRARDYCTSAKHVINMCLNVIKVSVYLQNWSHVLSYVSKAESTPEIAEQRGERDTQTQAILTKLKCAAGLAELAARKYKQAAKCFLLASFDHCDFPELLSPSNVAVYGGLCALATFDRQELQRNVISSSSFKLFLELEPQVRDIIFKFYESKYASCLKMLDEMKDNLLLDMYLAPHVRTLYTQIRNRALIQYFSPYVSADMRKMATAFNTTVAALEDELTQLILEGLINARIDSHSKILYARDVDQRSTTFEKSLLMGKEFQRRAKAMILRAAVLRNQIHVKSPPREGSQGELTPANSQSRMSTNM; via the exons ATGCCGCTGCCGGTTCAGGTGTTTAACTTGCAG CAGCCAGCCAGCTCTGTGTCAGGGTCGGGGGGTGCAGAGAGTCAGGACAGAATGCGGGGTGGCCCGGCCCCCCGCGCGGCCGCGTCGTCAGTGGCAGATGTGCACTGCGCCCCTCCCAGCGGTAGGTCAGAGCTCTTCCTGCCGGGCACGGCCGGGGACTTCAGCCTGAGCGCCAGCCTGTCGGCCTGTACGCTGCTTTATGAG GGGGCCGTGGAGCCTATGCAGATTGATGTGGACCCCCAGGAGGACCCGCAGAACGCGCCCGATGTCAACTACGTTGTGGAGAACCCCACCCTG gatCTGGAGCAGTACGCGGCCAGCTACAGTGGCCTGATGCGCATCGAACGACTGCAGTTCATTGCTGACCACTGCCCCCCGCTGCGGGTGGAGGCCCTGAAGATGGCCCTGTCCTTCGTGCAGAGGACCTTCAACGTGGACATGTACGAGGAGATCCACCGCAAGCTCCTGGAGGCTGCCAG GGAGCTGCAGAATGCACCCGACGCCATCCCTGAGAGCGGTGTGGAGCCCCCACCCTTGGACACGGCCTGGGTGGAGGCCACGCGGAAGAAGGCCTTGCTGAAGCTGGAGAAGCTGGACACAGATCTGAAGAACTACAAGGGCAATTCTATCAAGGAGAGCATCAG GCGTGGCCATGACGACCTGGGTGACCACTATCTGGACTGTGGGGACCTTAGCAACGCCCTCAAGTGTTACTCCCGGGCCCGGGACTACTGCACCAGCGCCAAGCACGTCATTAACATGTGCCTCAACGTCATCAAG GTCAGCGTCTACTTGCAGAATTGGTCTCACGTGCTGAGCTATGTCAGCAAGGCGGAGTCCACCCCAGAAATTGCCGAG CAGCGTGGGGAGCGTGACACCCAGACTCAGGCCATCCTCACCAAGCTCAAGTGTGCAGCAG GCCTGGCTGAGTTGGCCGCACGCAAGTACAAGCAGGCTGCCAAGTGCTTCCTGCTGGCTTCCTTCGATCACTGCGACTTCCCCGAG CTGCTCTCCCCCAGCAACGTGGCCGTGTACGGTGGCCTGTGCGCCTTGGCCACCTTTGACCGGCAGGAGCTGCAGCGCAATGTCATCTCCAGCAG CTCCTTCAAGTTGTTCTTGGAGCTGGAGCCACAGGTTCGGGACATTATCTTCAAATTCTATGAGTCCAAGTATGCCTCGTGCCTGAAGATGCTGGACGAGATGAAG GACAACCTGCTCCTAGACATGTACCTGGCCCCCCACGTCAGGACCCTGTACACGCAGATTCGCAACCGGGCCCTCATCCAG TATTTCAGCCCCTATGTGTCAGCTGACATGCGCAAGATGGCCACGGCCTTCAACACCACAGTGGCGGCGCTGGAGGATGAGCTGACGCAGCTCATCCTGGAGGGGCTCATCAACGCCCGCATCGACTCCCACAGCAAG ATCCTATATGCCCGGGACGTGGATCAGCGCAGCACCACCTTCGAGAAGTCTCTGCTGATGGGCAAGGAGTTCCAGCGCCGTGCCAAAGCCATGATCCTGCGGGCGGCTGTGCTACGCAAccagatccatgtcaag TCCCCTCCCCGGGAAGGGAGCCAAGGAGAGCTGACGCCGGCCAACAGCCAGTCCCGGATGAGCACCAACATGTGA
- the GPS1 gene encoding COP9 signalosome complex subunit 1 isoform X3, producing MPLPVQVFNLQGAVEPMQIDVDPQEDPQNAPDVNYVVENPTLDLEQYAASYSGLMRIERLQFIADHCPPLRVEALKMALSFVQRTFNVDMYEEIHRKLLEAARELQNAPDAIPESGVEPPPLDTAWVEATRKKALLKLEKLDTDLKNYKGNSIKESIRRGHDDLGDHYLDCGDLSNALKCYSRARDYCTSAKHVINMCLNVIKVSVYLQNWSHVLSYVSKAESTPEIAERGERDTQTQAILTKLKCAAGLAELAARKYKQAAKCFLLASFDHCDFPELLSPSNVAVYGGLCALATFDRQELQRNVISSSSFKLFLELEPQVRDIIFKFYESKYASCLKMLDEMKDNLLLDMYLAPHVRTLYTQIRNRALIQYFSPYVSADMRKMATAFNTTVAALEDELTQLILEGLINARIDSHSKILYARDVDQRSTTFEKSLLMGKEFQRRAKAMILRAAVLRNQIHVKSPPREGSQGELTPANSQSRMSTNM from the exons ATGCCGCTGCCGGTTCAGGTGTTTAACTTGCAG GGGGCCGTGGAGCCTATGCAGATTGATGTGGACCCCCAGGAGGACCCGCAGAACGCGCCCGATGTCAACTACGTTGTGGAGAACCCCACCCTG gatCTGGAGCAGTACGCGGCCAGCTACAGTGGCCTGATGCGCATCGAACGACTGCAGTTCATTGCTGACCACTGCCCCCCGCTGCGGGTGGAGGCCCTGAAGATGGCCCTGTCCTTCGTGCAGAGGACCTTCAACGTGGACATGTACGAGGAGATCCACCGCAAGCTCCTGGAGGCTGCCAG GGAGCTGCAGAATGCACCCGACGCCATCCCTGAGAGCGGTGTGGAGCCCCCACCCTTGGACACGGCCTGGGTGGAGGCCACGCGGAAGAAGGCCTTGCTGAAGCTGGAGAAGCTGGACACAGATCTGAAGAACTACAAGGGCAATTCTATCAAGGAGAGCATCAG GCGTGGCCATGACGACCTGGGTGACCACTATCTGGACTGTGGGGACCTTAGCAACGCCCTCAAGTGTTACTCCCGGGCCCGGGACTACTGCACCAGCGCCAAGCACGTCATTAACATGTGCCTCAACGTCATCAAG GTCAGCGTCTACTTGCAGAATTGGTCTCACGTGCTGAGCTATGTCAGCAAGGCGGAGTCCACCCCAGAAATTGCCGAG CGTGGGGAGCGTGACACCCAGACTCAGGCCATCCTCACCAAGCTCAAGTGTGCAGCAG GCCTGGCTGAGTTGGCCGCACGCAAGTACAAGCAGGCTGCCAAGTGCTTCCTGCTGGCTTCCTTCGATCACTGCGACTTCCCCGAG CTGCTCTCCCCCAGCAACGTGGCCGTGTACGGTGGCCTGTGCGCCTTGGCCACCTTTGACCGGCAGGAGCTGCAGCGCAATGTCATCTCCAGCAG CTCCTTCAAGTTGTTCTTGGAGCTGGAGCCACAGGTTCGGGACATTATCTTCAAATTCTATGAGTCCAAGTATGCCTCGTGCCTGAAGATGCTGGACGAGATGAAG GACAACCTGCTCCTAGACATGTACCTGGCCCCCCACGTCAGGACCCTGTACACGCAGATTCGCAACCGGGCCCTCATCCAG TATTTCAGCCCCTATGTGTCAGCTGACATGCGCAAGATGGCCACGGCCTTCAACACCACAGTGGCGGCGCTGGAGGATGAGCTGACGCAGCTCATCCTGGAGGGGCTCATCAACGCCCGCATCGACTCCCACAGCAAG ATCCTATATGCCCGGGACGTGGATCAGCGCAGCACCACCTTCGAGAAGTCTCTGCTGATGGGCAAGGAGTTCCAGCGCCGTGCCAAAGCCATGATCCTGCGGGCGGCTGTGCTACGCAAccagatccatgtcaag TCCCCTCCCCGGGAAGGGAGCCAAGGAGAGCTGACGCCGGCCAACAGCCAGTCCCGGATGAGCACCAACATGTGA
- the GPS1 gene encoding COP9 signalosome complex subunit 1 isoform X1 gives MPLPVQVFNLQQPASSVSGSGGAESQDRMRGGPAPRAAASSVADVHCAPPSGRSELFLPGTAGDFSLSASLSACTLLYEGAVEPMQIDVDPQEDPQNAPDVNYVVENPTLDLEQYAASYSGLMRIERLQFIADHCPPLRVEALKMALSFVQRTFNVDMYEEIHRKLLEAARELQNAPDAIPESGVEPPPLDTAWVEATRKKALLKLEKLDTDLKNYKGNSIKESIRRGHDDLGDHYLDCGDLSNALKCYSRARDYCTSAKHVINMCLNVIKVSVYLQNWSHVLSYVSKAESTPEIAERGERDTQTQAILTKLKCAAGLAELAARKYKQAAKCFLLASFDHCDFPELLSPSNVAVYGGLCALATFDRQELQRNVISSSSFKLFLELEPQVRDIIFKFYESKYASCLKMLDEMKDNLLLDMYLAPHVRTLYTQIRNRALIQYFSPYVSADMRKMATAFNTTVAALEDELTQLILEGLINARIDSHSKILYARDVDQRSTTFEKSLLMGKEFQRRAKAMILRAAVLRNQIHVKSPPREGSQGELTPANSQSRMSTNM, from the exons ATGCCGCTGCCGGTTCAGGTGTTTAACTTGCAG CAGCCAGCCAGCTCTGTGTCAGGGTCGGGGGGTGCAGAGAGTCAGGACAGAATGCGGGGTGGCCCGGCCCCCCGCGCGGCCGCGTCGTCAGTGGCAGATGTGCACTGCGCCCCTCCCAGCGGTAGGTCAGAGCTCTTCCTGCCGGGCACGGCCGGGGACTTCAGCCTGAGCGCCAGCCTGTCGGCCTGTACGCTGCTTTATGAG GGGGCCGTGGAGCCTATGCAGATTGATGTGGACCCCCAGGAGGACCCGCAGAACGCGCCCGATGTCAACTACGTTGTGGAGAACCCCACCCTG gatCTGGAGCAGTACGCGGCCAGCTACAGTGGCCTGATGCGCATCGAACGACTGCAGTTCATTGCTGACCACTGCCCCCCGCTGCGGGTGGAGGCCCTGAAGATGGCCCTGTCCTTCGTGCAGAGGACCTTCAACGTGGACATGTACGAGGAGATCCACCGCAAGCTCCTGGAGGCTGCCAG GGAGCTGCAGAATGCACCCGACGCCATCCCTGAGAGCGGTGTGGAGCCCCCACCCTTGGACACGGCCTGGGTGGAGGCCACGCGGAAGAAGGCCTTGCTGAAGCTGGAGAAGCTGGACACAGATCTGAAGAACTACAAGGGCAATTCTATCAAGGAGAGCATCAG GCGTGGCCATGACGACCTGGGTGACCACTATCTGGACTGTGGGGACCTTAGCAACGCCCTCAAGTGTTACTCCCGGGCCCGGGACTACTGCACCAGCGCCAAGCACGTCATTAACATGTGCCTCAACGTCATCAAG GTCAGCGTCTACTTGCAGAATTGGTCTCACGTGCTGAGCTATGTCAGCAAGGCGGAGTCCACCCCAGAAATTGCCGAG CGTGGGGAGCGTGACACCCAGACTCAGGCCATCCTCACCAAGCTCAAGTGTGCAGCAG GCCTGGCTGAGTTGGCCGCACGCAAGTACAAGCAGGCTGCCAAGTGCTTCCTGCTGGCTTCCTTCGATCACTGCGACTTCCCCGAG CTGCTCTCCCCCAGCAACGTGGCCGTGTACGGTGGCCTGTGCGCCTTGGCCACCTTTGACCGGCAGGAGCTGCAGCGCAATGTCATCTCCAGCAG CTCCTTCAAGTTGTTCTTGGAGCTGGAGCCACAGGTTCGGGACATTATCTTCAAATTCTATGAGTCCAAGTATGCCTCGTGCCTGAAGATGCTGGACGAGATGAAG GACAACCTGCTCCTAGACATGTACCTGGCCCCCCACGTCAGGACCCTGTACACGCAGATTCGCAACCGGGCCCTCATCCAG TATTTCAGCCCCTATGTGTCAGCTGACATGCGCAAGATGGCCACGGCCTTCAACACCACAGTGGCGGCGCTGGAGGATGAGCTGACGCAGCTCATCCTGGAGGGGCTCATCAACGCCCGCATCGACTCCCACAGCAAG ATCCTATATGCCCGGGACGTGGATCAGCGCAGCACCACCTTCGAGAAGTCTCTGCTGATGGGCAAGGAGTTCCAGCGCCGTGCCAAAGCCATGATCCTGCGGGCGGCTGTGCTACGCAAccagatccatgtcaag TCCCCTCCCCGGGAAGGGAGCCAAGGAGAGCTGACGCCGGCCAACAGCCAGTCCCGGATGAGCACCAACATGTGA
- the GPS1 gene encoding COP9 signalosome complex subunit 1 isoform X2 produces MPLPVQVFNLQGAVEPMQIDVDPQEDPQNAPDVNYVVENPTLDLEQYAASYSGLMRIERLQFIADHCPPLRVEALKMALSFVQRTFNVDMYEEIHRKLLEAARELQNAPDAIPESGVEPPPLDTAWVEATRKKALLKLEKLDTDLKNYKGNSIKESIRRGHDDLGDHYLDCGDLSNALKCYSRARDYCTSAKHVINMCLNVIKVSVYLQNWSHVLSYVSKAESTPEIAEQRGERDTQTQAILTKLKCAAGLAELAARKYKQAAKCFLLASFDHCDFPELLSPSNVAVYGGLCALATFDRQELQRNVISSSSFKLFLELEPQVRDIIFKFYESKYASCLKMLDEMKDNLLLDMYLAPHVRTLYTQIRNRALIQYFSPYVSADMRKMATAFNTTVAALEDELTQLILEGLINARIDSHSKILYARDVDQRSTTFEKSLLMGKEFQRRAKAMILRAAVLRNQIHVKSPPREGSQGELTPANSQSRMSTNM; encoded by the exons ATGCCGCTGCCGGTTCAGGTGTTTAACTTGCAG GGGGCCGTGGAGCCTATGCAGATTGATGTGGACCCCCAGGAGGACCCGCAGAACGCGCCCGATGTCAACTACGTTGTGGAGAACCCCACCCTG gatCTGGAGCAGTACGCGGCCAGCTACAGTGGCCTGATGCGCATCGAACGACTGCAGTTCATTGCTGACCACTGCCCCCCGCTGCGGGTGGAGGCCCTGAAGATGGCCCTGTCCTTCGTGCAGAGGACCTTCAACGTGGACATGTACGAGGAGATCCACCGCAAGCTCCTGGAGGCTGCCAG GGAGCTGCAGAATGCACCCGACGCCATCCCTGAGAGCGGTGTGGAGCCCCCACCCTTGGACACGGCCTGGGTGGAGGCCACGCGGAAGAAGGCCTTGCTGAAGCTGGAGAAGCTGGACACAGATCTGAAGAACTACAAGGGCAATTCTATCAAGGAGAGCATCAG GCGTGGCCATGACGACCTGGGTGACCACTATCTGGACTGTGGGGACCTTAGCAACGCCCTCAAGTGTTACTCCCGGGCCCGGGACTACTGCACCAGCGCCAAGCACGTCATTAACATGTGCCTCAACGTCATCAAG GTCAGCGTCTACTTGCAGAATTGGTCTCACGTGCTGAGCTATGTCAGCAAGGCGGAGTCCACCCCAGAAATTGCCGAG CAGCGTGGGGAGCGTGACACCCAGACTCAGGCCATCCTCACCAAGCTCAAGTGTGCAGCAG GCCTGGCTGAGTTGGCCGCACGCAAGTACAAGCAGGCTGCCAAGTGCTTCCTGCTGGCTTCCTTCGATCACTGCGACTTCCCCGAG CTGCTCTCCCCCAGCAACGTGGCCGTGTACGGTGGCCTGTGCGCCTTGGCCACCTTTGACCGGCAGGAGCTGCAGCGCAATGTCATCTCCAGCAG CTCCTTCAAGTTGTTCTTGGAGCTGGAGCCACAGGTTCGGGACATTATCTTCAAATTCTATGAGTCCAAGTATGCCTCGTGCCTGAAGATGCTGGACGAGATGAAG GACAACCTGCTCCTAGACATGTACCTGGCCCCCCACGTCAGGACCCTGTACACGCAGATTCGCAACCGGGCCCTCATCCAG TATTTCAGCCCCTATGTGTCAGCTGACATGCGCAAGATGGCCACGGCCTTCAACACCACAGTGGCGGCGCTGGAGGATGAGCTGACGCAGCTCATCCTGGAGGGGCTCATCAACGCCCGCATCGACTCCCACAGCAAG ATCCTATATGCCCGGGACGTGGATCAGCGCAGCACCACCTTCGAGAAGTCTCTGCTGATGGGCAAGGAGTTCCAGCGCCGTGCCAAAGCCATGATCCTGCGGGCGGCTGTGCTACGCAAccagatccatgtcaag TCCCCTCCCCGGGAAGGGAGCCAAGGAGAGCTGACGCCGGCCAACAGCCAGTCCCGGATGAGCACCAACATGTGA